The nucleotide window CCACTGATGACGACCGCGAGGGGGAGGCGATCGCCTGGCACCTCCAGGAGGTCCTCAAGCCCACGGTCCCGGTCAAGCGGATGACCTTCACCGAGATCACCCGCGAGGCGGTGACGCGGGCGCTGAGCAGCACGCGCGAGATCGACATCAACCTGGTCGATGCCCAGGAGACCCGCCGCATCCTGGACCGCCTCGTGGGCTACGAGGTCAGCCCGGTCCTGTGGCGCAAGGTGCGGGCGGGGCTGTCGGCCGGCCGGGTCCAGTCCGTGGCCACCCGCCTGGTGGTCGAGCGCGAGCGCGAGCGCATGGCCTTCCGCTCGGCCTCCTACTGGGGGGTGGAGGCCCGCCTGACCACGGTGCTCTCCGCGGTCGATGTGCCGGCCCGCGAGGCCTCCTCCTTCACGGCGCGCCTGACCACTCTCGATGGGCGGCGCGTGGCCACGGGCCGGGACTTCAAGGACGACGGCGAGCTGCGCCCGGCGGCGCTCAAGGCCTCGGTGGTCCACCTCCATCAGGTGGGGGCCACGGCGGTGGCCGAGGCCATCGGCCGCGGGGAGCCGCGGGTGGCGGGCCTGGAGGAGAAGCCGTACCGCCGTCGTCCCGCTGCGCCCTTCACCACCTCCACCCTCCAGCAGGAGGCCTCCCGCAAGCTGCGGATGAACCCGCGCGAGACGATGCGCGTGGCCCAGGGCCTGTACGAGAACGGCTTCATCACCTACATGCGCACCGACTCCACGGCGCTGTCGGGGCAGGCGGTGGCCGCCGCCCGCGCCCAGGTGGCCGAGCTCTACGGGGCCGACTATGTGCCCGACAAGCCGCGCATCTACGCCTCGAAGTCCAAGGGGGCCCAGGAGGCCCACGAGGCGATCCGCCCCGCCGGGGACCACTTCCGCACCCCGGCGCAGGTCTCCTCCCAGCTCACCGGCTCCCAGTTCCGCCTCTACGAGCTCATCTGGAAGCGCACGGTGGCCTCCCAGATGGCCGACGCCGTGGGCTCGACCGCCACGGTGAGCGTGGAGGTGCCGCTGAGCCCGGTGGCGGGGGAGTCGCGCGATGCCGGCCCGACCTTCTCGGTGGCGGGCCTGAGCGCCTCGGGGACGGTCATCACCTTCCGCGGCTTCCTGGCCGCCTACGAGGAGGGCCGGGATGCCGAGCGCTACCAGGAGGATGCCGGAGCCGCCCCCAAGGACAGCAAGGACGTGCGCCTGCCCTCGATGATCGCGGGCCAGGAGCTCTCGCCGATGGGCGTGGAGGCCAGTGGGCACCAGACCACCCCGCCGCCGCGCTACACCGAGGCCTCCCTGGTCAAGGCCCTGGAGGAGAGGGAGATCGGCCGCCCCTCGACCTATGCGGCCACGATGTCCACGATCTCGGATCGCGGCTATGTCGAGCACCGGGGCCAGGCCCTGGTGCCCACCTGGCTGGCCTTCGCGGTCACCCGCCTGCTGGAGGAGAACTTCACCGAGCTGGTGGACTACGACTTCACGGCCTCCATGGAGCGCGACCTGGACCGCATCGCTGCCGGCCAGGAGGACCGGGTGAGCTGGCTGACGCGCTTCTACAACGGTGCTCGGGGCGCCGGGGACCAGGGCGCTGAGGATCCGGGGTCGCCGCAGGAGGGCCGGGAGCTGACCGAGCGGGGCCTGCGGGGCCTGGTCGCGGGTCTGGGGGAGATCGACGCCCGGGACATCAACTCCATCCCCATCGGTGAGGGCATCACCCTGCGGGTGGGCCGCTACGGCCCCTACCTGGAGGATGCCGAGGGCAAGCGCGCCAATGTCCCGGCCGATGTCGCCCCTGATGAGCTGGATGTGGCCAAGGCCCGTGAGCTCTTCGCGCGGGCCGCCGACGACGGCCGCGAGCTGGGCCTGGATCCCTCCACCGGGCACATGATCATCGCCAAGGACGGGCGCTACGGCCCCTACGTCACCGAGGTCCTGCCCCAGCCCGAGGAGGGGGCCGCGCAGCCCGCGCAGGCCGAGGCCGCGGCGACGGGCAAGGGCGGGGCCAAGCGCCGCACGGCCAAGGCGGCGAAGGGCCCCAAGCCCCGCACCGCCAGTCTGCTGAAGTCCATGGACCTGGCCACGGTGAGCCTGGAGCAGGCCCTGGACCTGCTGAGCCTG belongs to Actinomyces capricornis and includes:
- the topA gene encoding type I DNA topoisomerase, with the translated sequence MSTKLVIVESPNKVRSIAAYLGDDFEVEASVGHIRDLPQPSELPASMKKGPYGRFAVDVEDGFAPYYVVNPDKKKTVAQLKKALKGADELYLATDDDREGEAIAWHLQEVLKPTVPVKRMTFTEITREAVTRALSSTREIDINLVDAQETRRILDRLVGYEVSPVLWRKVRAGLSAGRVQSVATRLVVERERERMAFRSASYWGVEARLTTVLSAVDVPAREASSFTARLTTLDGRRVATGRDFKDDGELRPAALKASVVHLHQVGATAVAEAIGRGEPRVAGLEEKPYRRRPAAPFTTSTLQQEASRKLRMNPRETMRVAQGLYENGFITYMRTDSTALSGQAVAAARAQVAELYGADYVPDKPRIYASKSKGAQEAHEAIRPAGDHFRTPAQVSSQLTGSQFRLYELIWKRTVASQMADAVGSTATVSVEVPLSPVAGESRDAGPTFSVAGLSASGTVITFRGFLAAYEEGRDAERYQEDAGAAPKDSKDVRLPSMIAGQELSPMGVEASGHQTTPPPRYTEASLVKALEEREIGRPSTYAATMSTISDRGYVEHRGQALVPTWLAFAVTRLLEENFTELVDYDFTASMERDLDRIAAGQEDRVSWLTRFYNGARGAGDQGAEDPGSPQEGRELTERGLRGLVAGLGEIDARDINSIPIGEGITLRVGRYGPYLEDAEGKRANVPADVAPDELDVAKARELFARAADDGRELGLDPSTGHMIIAKDGRYGPYVTEVLPQPEEGAAQPAQAEAAATGKGGAKRRTAKAAKGPKPRTASLLKSMDLATVSLEQALDLLSLPRVIGQDPQSGEDITAQNGRYGPYLKKGADSRSLETEEQIFSVSLEQALELFSQPKRRRAQSTRGPLRELGTDPVTGRPVVIKDGRFGPYFTDGQTNVTLRRDDDPATVTPERAYELLAEKRAKGPAKKRTTRKTTAKKAAAKKTTRTAAKASTSTSTAGSGGAGGDGE